In Paracoccus jeotgali, the following are encoded in one genomic region:
- a CDS encoding N-formylglutamate amidohydrolase, with protein sequence MKDESRLPPTPYADAFWTDGETRDNRWLITCDHATNRVPEWVGGGSLGIAPEDMARHIAYDVGAAGVARHLGAAMGATVIGSDFSRLVIDPNRGEDDPTLLMRLYDGTVIPANRDADAAERERRLTALHRPYHAAIEALAGTRPDRAICAIHSFTPQLRGRMARPWEVAVLYSLDDQILSPLLIERCRSHGWVTGDNQPYIGHLAGDSIDRHALSKGRPNVLIEVRNDLIRDDAGQKLWAGRLAMVLDGLLEEAGL encoded by the coding sequence ATGAAGGACGAAAGCCGCTTGCCCCCGACCCCCTATGCCGACGCGTTCTGGACCGATGGCGAGACGCGCGACAATCGCTGGCTGATCACCTGCGACCATGCCACCAACCGCGTGCCGGAATGGGTCGGCGGCGGCAGCCTGGGCATCGCGCCCGAGGATATGGCCCGCCACATCGCCTATGATGTCGGCGCCGCCGGGGTGGCGCGGCATCTGGGCGCGGCGATGGGCGCGACCGTCATTGGTTCTGACTTCTCGCGTCTGGTGATCGACCCGAACCGGGGCGAGGATGACCCGACGCTGCTGATGCGGCTGTATGACGGGACGGTGATCCCCGCCAACCGCGACGCCGACGCGGCCGAGCGTGAGCGGCGGCTGACGGCGCTGCACCGGCCCTATCACGCCGCCATCGAGGCGCTGGCCGGCACCCGTCCCGACCGCGCCATCTGCGCGATCCACAGCTTTACCCCGCAGCTTCGCGGCCGCATGGCCCGCCCGTGGGAGGTCGCGGTCCTGTATTCCCTCGACGACCAGATCCTGTCGCCCCTGCTGATCGAGCGCTGCCGCAGCCACGGCTGGGTCACCGGCGACAACCAGCCCTATATCGGCCATCTGGCGGGCGATTCCATCGACCGCCACGCCCTGTCCAAGGGCCGCCCCAACGTGCTGATCGAGGTCCGCAACGACCTGATCCGCGACGATGCCGGGCAAAAGCTGTGGGCCGGGCGGCTGGCGATGGTGCTGGACGGGTTGCTCGAGGAAGCGGGGCTTTAG
- a CDS encoding GNAT family N-acetyltransferase, with product MSLTVTIHDGLADIPAADWDATGAGRNPFTTHRFLLALEQSGSVGKDTGWQPAHLCARQGEVLRGVAPCYAKTNSQGEYIFDHAWADAFQRAGGRYYPKLQCAVPFTPVTGPRLIAPEPEVRRALLAAMMQICRQNGLSGAHVTFCEPDEVADGEAAGFLARKSQQFHWLNDGYASYDDFLAQLSSRKRKDLRKERARAQGFGGTIRQLRGDEILPAHWDAFWRFYQDTGARKWGRPYLTRAFFDLLHQTMRDDCLLVLAERDGQPIAGALNLIGPQAIYGRYWGAIEDHPFLHFELCYHQAIDFAIAHGLSRVEAGAQGEHKLARGYLPVATHSLHWLADPGFHGAVADYLDREGEAMEEQIAVLRDWGPFRRGEPS from the coding sequence ATGAGCCTGACGGTCACCATCCACGACGGGCTGGCGGACATTCCCGCCGCCGACTGGGACGCGACCGGGGCGGGACGCAACCCCTTTACCACGCATCGTTTCCTGCTGGCGCTGGAACAGTCCGGCTCGGTCGGCAAGGATACGGGCTGGCAGCCGGCGCATCTTTGCGCGCGTCAGGGCGAGGTGCTGCGCGGCGTCGCGCCCTGCTATGCCAAGACCAACAGCCAGGGCGAATACATCTTTGACCACGCCTGGGCCGACGCCTTCCAGCGGGCGGGCGGGCGCTATTATCCGAAACTGCAATGCGCCGTCCCCTTCACGCCCGTCACCGGGCCGCGCCTGATCGCGCCCGAGCCCGAGGTTCGTCGCGCCCTGCTGGCGGCGATGATGCAGATCTGCCGCCAGAACGGGCTGTCGGGCGCGCATGTCACATTCTGCGAGCCGGACGAGGTCGCGGATGGCGAGGCCGCAGGCTTTCTGGCGCGCAAGAGCCAGCAATTCCACTGGCTGAATGACGGCTACGCCAGCTATGACGATTTCCTCGCGCAGCTTTCTTCGCGCAAACGCAAGGATCTGCGCAAGGAACGCGCCCGGGCGCAAGGCTTTGGCGGGACCATCCGGCAATTGCGCGGCGACGAGATCCTGCCCGCGCATTGGGACGCCTTCTGGCGGTTTTACCAGGACACCGGGGCGCGGAAATGGGGCCGGCCCTATCTGACCCGCGCATTCTTTGACCTGCTGCACCAGACCATGCGCGACGACTGCCTGCTGGTGCTGGCCGAACGCGATGGCCAGCCCATCGCCGGCGCCCTGAACCTGATCGGGCCCCAGGCGATCTATGGCCGCTATTGGGGCGCCATCGAGGATCACCCCTTCCTGCATTTCGAGCTGTGCTATCACCAAGCCATCGACTTCGCGATCGCGCATGGCCTGTCGCGGGTCGAGGCCGGGGCGCAGGGCGAGCACAAGCTGGCGCGGGGCTATCTGCCGGTCGCCACCCACTCGCTGCACTGGCTCGCCGATCCGGGCTTTCACGGTGCGGTGGCCGATTATCTGGACCGCGAGGGCGAGGCGATGGAGGAACAGATCGCCGTCCTGCGCGACTGGGGTCCGTTCCGGCGCGGCGAGCCGTCGTGA
- a CDS encoding LrgB family protein produces the protein MPTSVADAALIWSYLASQPLLWLTATLAAYWLGDRLFRASGRSSLANPVLIAVIILGTVLALSGTSYPTYFDGAQFVHFMLGPATVCLGLPLYDNLSRVRQALLPVLAALVAGSLTAVVSALLIGRAFGLNHDQLASLAPKSTTAPVAIGIAEALGGQPTLTAVLVLLTGIFGAVVATPVLNLLRIKDWRARGFALGVAAHGIGTARAFQVNETAGAFAGIGMGLNAVLTAVLAPLVLRLVSG, from the coding sequence ATGCCGACTAGCGTCGCCGATGCCGCGCTGATCTGGTCCTATCTGGCCAGCCAGCCGCTGTTGTGGCTGACTGCCACGCTGGCGGCGTACTGGCTGGGCGACAGGCTGTTTCGCGCCTCGGGGCGCAGCAGCCTCGCCAATCCGGTGCTGATCGCGGTCATCATCCTCGGCACCGTCCTTGCGCTGAGCGGGACGAGCTATCCGACGTATTTCGACGGCGCGCAGTTCGTGCATTTCATGCTGGGCCCGGCGACGGTCTGTCTAGGGCTGCCGCTTTACGACAATCTCAGCCGGGTGCGGCAGGCGCTGCTGCCGGTGCTGGCGGCGCTGGTGGCGGGGTCGCTGACGGCGGTGGTCTCGGCCCTGCTGATCGGGCGCGCCTTCGGGCTGAACCACGACCAGCTGGCCTCGCTGGCGCCGAAATCGACCACCGCGCCCGTCGCCATCGGCATTGCCGAGGCGCTTGGCGGGCAGCCGACGCTGACCGCCGTGCTGGTGCTGCTGACCGGGATCTTCGGCGCGGTGGTGGCGACGCCGGTGCTTAACCTGCTGCGGATCAAGGACTGGCGGGCGCGCGGCTTTGCGCTTGGTGTCGCCGCGCATGGCATCGGCACCGCCCGCGCCTTTCAGGTGAACGAGACTGCGGGCGCCTTTGCCGGGATCGGCATGGGGCTGAACGCGGTGCTGACGGCGGTGCTGGCGCCGCTGGTCTTGCGGCTGGTGTCGGGATGA
- the rplT gene encoding 50S ribosomal protein L20 yields the protein MARVKSGKVTHARHKKVLEAAKGYYGNRSRNFRTATQAVDKANQYATRDRKNRKRNFRALWIQRINAAVRAIDADMTYSRFINALSKAGIEVDRKVLADLAVHEPEAFGAIVEKAKAAA from the coding sequence ATGGCACGAGTTAAATCTGGCAAGGTCACCCACGCCCGCCACAAGAAGGTCCTTGAAGCTGCCAAGGGCTATTACGGCAACCGTTCGCGCAACTTCCGCACCGCCACCCAGGCGGTCGACAAGGCGAACCAGTACGCCACCCGCGACCGCAAGAATCGCAAGCGCAATTTCCGCGCGCTGTGGATTCAGCGGATCAACGCCGCTGTCCGCGCCATCGACGCCGACATGACCTATTCGCGCTTCATCAACGCGCTGTCCAAGGCCGGGATCGAGGTCGACCGCAAGGTTCTGGCCGATCTGGCCGTGCACGAGCCCGAAGCCTTCGGCGCGATCGTGGAAAAGGCCAAGGCTGCCGCCTGA
- a CDS encoding DUF1489 family protein, whose translation MIKHVNLVKLCVGADSPDDLSGWQSKRFCAGQVSHVTRMWPRREAELLAGGSIYWVFRGTILARQLVLGLEERIGEDNIRRCALLLDKTLIRTAAAPRRPFQGWRYLAPEDAPPDLPPGRDTDDALPPALAAELAEMGLR comes from the coding sequence ATGATCAAGCACGTCAATCTTGTGAAGCTCTGTGTCGGCGCGGACAGCCCCGACGATCTGTCGGGCTGGCAAAGCAAGCGCTTCTGCGCCGGGCAGGTCAGCCATGTCACTCGCATGTGGCCCCGGCGAGAGGCCGAGCTGCTGGCCGGCGGCTCGATCTATTGGGTGTTTCGCGGCACCATCCTGGCCCGGCAACTGGTGCTGGGGCTGGAAGAGCGGATCGGCGAGGACAACATCCGCCGCTGCGCGCTGCTGCTCGACAAGACGCTGATTCGCACCGCCGCCGCGCCTCGGCGCCCATTTCAGGGCTGGCGCTATCTGGCGCCCGAGGACGCGCCCCCCGACCTGCCCCCCGGCCGCGACACCGACGACGCGCTGCCCCCGGCGCTGGCCGCCGAACTGGCCGAGATGGGGCTGCGCTAA
- the pyk gene encoding pyruvate kinase, with translation MRRHRNIKIVATLGPASSDEATIRALFEAGADVFRLNMSHGDHADHRERHDIIRRIEAELDRPIAILADLQGPKLRVGQFGSGAHDLEDGQAFRFDLDPAPGDGTRVQLPHPEIFAALEPGSELLVNDGKIRLKVERCGSDFADCTVTVGGTISDRKGVNVPDVVLPLAALSEKDRDDLEFACELGVDWLALSFVQRAADVTEARELARGRAAILSKIEKPAAVRAFAEILAASDGIMVARGDLGVELPVQSVPPIQKRLVRQCRAAAKPVIVATQMLESMIESPMPTRAEVSDVANAIYEGADAVMLSAESAAGHYPIDAVRTMDSVARSVESDPTYREVIEASRKADRTSVADGIVAAAREIAETTDIAAICAHTQSGTTVGLVARERPRTPIIAMSPEMRVLRRLCLTWGTHCVLTDPLTRFREAVISAARVARDFGFADKTQQIVITAGVPFNIPGTTNILRVATCDERLINRVDPE, from the coding sequence ATGAGACGCCACCGCAATATCAAGATCGTGGCGACGCTGGGACCGGCGTCATCGGACGAGGCCACCATCCGCGCCCTGTTCGAGGCCGGGGCCGATGTGTTCCGCCTGAACATGAGCCATGGCGATCATGCCGACCACCGCGAACGCCACGACATCATCCGCCGGATCGAGGCGGAGCTGGACCGCCCCATCGCCATCCTCGCCGATCTTCAGGGGCCGAAATTGCGGGTCGGGCAGTTCGGCTCGGGCGCGCATGATCTGGAAGACGGGCAGGCGTTCCGCTTTGACCTCGACCCCGCGCCGGGCGATGGGACGCGCGTGCAACTGCCCCACCCCGAGATCTTCGCCGCGCTTGAACCCGGCAGCGAGTTGCTCGTCAATGACGGCAAGATCCGCCTGAAGGTCGAACGCTGCGGCAGCGATTTCGCCGACTGCACCGTGACCGTGGGCGGCACCATCTCGGACCGCAAGGGCGTGAACGTGCCCGACGTCGTGCTGCCGCTGGCCGCCTTGTCGGAAAAGGACCGCGACGATCTGGAATTCGCCTGCGAACTGGGTGTCGACTGGCTGGCGCTGTCCTTCGTGCAGCGCGCCGCTGACGTGACCGAGGCGCGCGAGCTGGCACGCGGCCGCGCCGCGATTCTGTCCAAGATCGAAAAGCCCGCCGCCGTGCGCGCCTTTGCCGAAATCCTCGCCGCCTCGGACGGGATCATGGTGGCGCGGGGCGATCTGGGCGTGGAACTGCCGGTGCAGTCGGTGCCGCCGATCCAGAAACGCCTGGTCCGCCAGTGCCGGGCCGCCGCCAAGCCGGTGATCGTCGCGACCCAGATGCTGGAATCGATGATCGAAAGCCCGATGCCCACCCGGGCCGAGGTCTCGGACGTGGCCAACGCGATCTATGAGGGCGCGGATGCGGTGATGCTCTCGGCGGAATCGGCCGCCGGGCATTATCCCATCGACGCGGTCAGAACGATGGACAGCGTCGCCCGGTCCGTCGAAAGCGACCCCACCTATCGCGAGGTGATCGAGGCGTCGCGCAAGGCCGACCGCACCTCGGTCGCAGATGGCATCGTCGCCGCCGCCCGCGAAATCGCCGAGACGACCGACATCGCCGCCATCTGCGCCCACACGCAGTCGGGCACCACCGTGGGCCTTGTCGCCCGCGAGCGCCCGCGCACGCCGATCATCGCCATGTCGCCCGAGATGCGCGTCCTGCGCCGGCTGTGCCTGACCTGGGGCACCCATTGCGTGCTGACCGACCCGCTGACCCGCTTCCGCGAGGCGGTCATCAGCGCCGCCCGCGTGGCCCGCGATTTCGGCTTTGCCGACAAGACGCAGCAGATCGTCATCACCGCCGGCGTGCCCTTCAACATCCCCGGCACGACCAACATCCTGCGCGTCGCCACCTGCGATGAGCGCTTGATCAACCGCGTGGACCCGGAATAA
- a CDS encoding chromosome segregation SMC family protein, producing the protein MKFDRLRLNGFKSFVDPTDLVIREGLTGVVGPNGCGKSNLLEALRWVMGENRPTAMRGEGMEDVIFAGTSRRGARAHAEVTLTIDNRERLAPASVNDADGIDIVRRITRDAGSAYRINGKDARARDVQMLFADASTGAHSPALVRQGQISELINARPKSRRRILEEAAGISGLYARRHEAELKLNSAEANLSRVDDTLDQLATQAAALTRQARAAARYREIGASLREAEALALYRRWAEADAASRAAAEALAAATSAAAGAEAAARRAAATREAAEAALPPLRDEEQIAAALSSRTTVEREALQAAEARAEAEATALAARIAQLDRDLDREDQLNRDAAQMVQRLAAEQQALEQAAEGYEARLSAAQAAATEAAEALLQIEERLRTLSADQARLTAQAQSAQRLAADLTAQRDRAERAAAQAAGAAEAADRAGQAAEQALAAAEAAQADASARAAAAEARLAQAETARTAAEGAEARARSLRAQAEGEARALQAELAALEKMVARGLADDAGLLSQISVAKGYEAALGAACGDDLSLPLADDGSGWATLPGYDATAPLPEGAEPLAPQVRAPDALARRLSQIGVAPDAAAAQAMQPALRPGQCAVTLDGGLWRWDGICAAPGDAASAAARHLAQVNRLTEMRVLAEATGQQAAQAIAAHDTARATLTEAASAERSAREAGREAERALSDAARQSTRAESELSLAHARADSARAELARHREDAGDASARLAEAQAALSALPDGAALAAAVEAAKTGVEAARVATMSRRAAQDELQRDATARNRRLQEIAREEQGWSQRLVQAGARAAELTARRDASRRELDAAASRPAELAAERDRLHKAEAEANARQSRVRAALAAAEASLRDAATAERDAERAASDAREGRAAAAARADAARAQEAAAQERIQDEIGATPQALREAIGDSAPDLTADALDARIARLRASRDALGAVNLRADEDKRALEAERETLATEKADLETAIRKLRAGIGSLNREGRERLLAAFDTVNANFATLFTHLFGGGEARLVLVESDDPLEAGLEIMCQPPGKKLATLSLLSGGEQTLTALALIFAVFLANPAPICVLDEVDAPLDDANVSRFCDLLDEMTRRTDTRFLIITHHAVTMSRMDRLFGVTMVEQGVSQLVSVDLKRAEQLVA; encoded by the coding sequence GTGAAATTTGACCGACTCAGGCTGAACGGCTTCAAATCCTTTGTCGATCCGACGGATCTGGTGATCCGCGAGGGGCTGACCGGCGTCGTCGGCCCCAATGGCTGCGGCAAGTCCAACCTGCTCGAGGCGCTGCGCTGGGTCATGGGCGAGAACCGCCCCACCGCCATGCGCGGCGAGGGGATGGAGGATGTGATCTTCGCCGGCACCTCGCGGCGCGGTGCCCGCGCCCATGCCGAGGTGACGCTGACCATCGACAACCGCGAAAGGCTGGCGCCGGCCTCGGTCAATGACGCCGACGGTATCGACATCGTGCGGCGGATCACCCGCGACGCCGGCTCGGCCTATCGGATCAACGGCAAGGATGCGCGGGCGCGCGATGTGCAGATGCTGTTCGCGGATGCCTCGACAGGGGCGCATTCGCCGGCGCTGGTGCGTCAGGGGCAGATCTCGGAACTGATCAACGCGCGGCCGAAATCGCGTCGTCGGATTCTGGAAGAGGCGGCGGGGATATCCGGCCTCTACGCCCGCCGGCACGAAGCCGAGTTGAAGCTGAACAGCGCCGAGGCCAACCTGTCCCGCGTCGACGATACGCTGGACCAGCTGGCGACGCAGGCGGCGGCCCTTACCCGTCAGGCCCGCGCCGCCGCCCGCTATCGCGAGATCGGCGCCTCCCTGCGCGAGGCCGAGGCGCTGGCTCTCTATCGCCGCTGGGCCGAGGCTGACGCGGCCAGCCGGGCCGCCGCCGAAGCCCTGGCCGCCGCGACATCCGCCGCCGCCGGTGCCGAGGCCGCCGCCCGCCGCGCCGCCGCCACCCGCGAGGCCGCCGAGGCCGCGCTGCCCCCGCTGCGGGACGAGGAGCAGATCGCCGCCGCCCTGTCCTCGCGCACGACCGTCGAACGCGAGGCGCTGCAGGCCGCCGAGGCACGGGCCGAGGCCGAGGCGACGGCCCTTGCAGCCCGCATCGCCCAGCTTGACCGCGACCTCGACCGAGAGGATCAGTTGAACCGCGACGCCGCCCAGATGGTGCAGCGTCTCGCGGCGGAACAGCAGGCGCTGGAACAGGCCGCTGAGGGGTATGAGGCGCGGCTTTCTGCCGCCCAAGCCGCCGCGACCGAAGCCGCCGAGGCGCTGCTGCAGATCGAAGAGCGGCTGCGGACGCTCAGCGCGGATCAGGCGCGGCTGACCGCGCAGGCGCAATCGGCGCAGCGGCTGGCGGCGGATCTGACCGCGCAGCGCGACCGCGCCGAACGCGCCGCGGCGCAAGCGGCCGGGGCGGCCGAGGCCGCCGACCGCGCCGGGCAGGCCGCCGAACAGGCCCTTGCCGCCGCCGAGGCCGCGCAGGCCGACGCCTCGGCCCGCGCCGCGGCCGCCGAGGCGCGGCTGGCGCAAGCCGAAACCGCGCGCACCGCCGCCGAGGGGGCCGAGGCCAGGGCCCGCAGCTTGCGCGCGCAGGCCGAGGGCGAGGCGCGGGCGCTGCAGGCCGAACTCGCGGCGCTGGAAAAGATGGTGGCGCGGGGGCTGGCGGATGATGCTGGGCTGCTGTCGCAGATCAGCGTGGCCAAGGGATACGAGGCCGCGCTGGGCGCAGCTTGCGGCGACGACCTGTCGCTGCCGCTGGCCGATGACGGTTCTGGCTGGGCGACATTGCCCGGATATGACGCGACCGCGCCCTTGCCCGAGGGTGCAGAGCCGCTGGCCCCGCAGGTCAGGGCGCCGGATGCGCTGGCCCGGCGGCTGTCGCAGATCGGCGTTGCGCCCGATGCGGCTGCGGCGCAGGCCATGCAACCCGCGCTGCGTCCGGGGCAATGCGCGGTGACACTCGATGGCGGGCTGTGGCGCTGGGACGGCATCTGCGCAGCGCCCGGCGATGCGGCCTCGGCCGCCGCGCGGCATCTGGCGCAGGTCAACCGCCTGACCGAGATGCGGGTGCTGGCCGAGGCGACCGGGCAGCAGGCGGCCCAAGCCATCGCCGCCCATGACACCGCCCGCGCAACCCTGACCGAGGCCGCATCCGCCGAACGGTCCGCGCGCGAGGCCGGACGAGAGGCCGAACGCGCGCTCTCCGACGCCGCCCGCCAGTCCACCCGCGCCGAAAGCGAGCTGTCCCTCGCCCACGCCCGCGCCGACTCTGCCCGCGCGGAACTGGCCCGTCACCGCGAGGATGCGGGCGACGCCTCCGCAAGGCTGGCCGAGGCGCAGGCGGCGCTGTCGGCGCTGCCCGACGGCGCGGCGCTGGCCGCCGCTGTCGAGGCGGCCAAGACCGGCGTCGAGGCGGCGCGGGTCGCCACCATGTCACGCCGCGCGGCGCAGGATGAGCTGCAGCGCGACGCCACCGCCCGCAACCGCCGCCTGCAAGAGATCGCGCGCGAGGAACAGGGCTGGTCGCAGCGACTCGTGCAGGCCGGCGCGCGCGCCGCCGAACTGACCGCCCGCCGCGATGCCAGCCGTCGAGAGCTGGACGCGGCGGCTTCCCGGCCCGCCGAACTCGCCGCCGAACGCGACCGCCTGCACAAGGCCGAGGCCGAGGCCAATGCCCGCCAGTCGCGGGTCCGCGCCGCGCTGGCCGCTGCCGAAGCCAGCCTGCGCGACGCCGCCACGGCCGAGCGTGACGCCGAACGCGCCGCCTCGGACGCGCGCGAGGGTCGCGCCGCCGCTGCCGCCCGCGCCGACGCCGCCCGCGCGCAGGAAGCCGCCGCGCAGGAGCGGATTCAGGACGAGATCGGCGCCACCCCGCAGGCATTGCGCGAGGCCATCGGCGACAGCGCGCCGGACCTGACCGCCGACGCGCTGGACGCCAGGATCGCGCGGCTGCGCGCCAGCCGCGACGCGCTGGGCGCCGTCAACCTGCGCGCCGACGAGGACAAGCGCGCGCTGGAGGCCGAGCGCGAGACGCTGGCGACCGAGAAAGCCGATCTGGAAACCGCCATCCGCAAGCTGCGCGCCGGCATCGGCAGCCTGAACCGCGAGGGGCGCGAGCGGCTGCTGGCCGCCTTCGACACCGTAAACGCCAACTTCGCCACGCTGTTCACGCATCTGTTCGGCGGCGGCGAGGCGCGGCTGGTGCTGGTCGAATCGGACGATCCGCTGGAAGCCGGGCTGGAAATCATGTGCCAGCCGCCGGGCAAGAAGCTGGCCACCCTGTCGCTGCTGTCGGGGGGCGAACAGACGCTGACCGCGCTGGCGCTGATCTTTGCCGTCTTCCTCGCCAATCCGGCCCCGATCTGCGTGCTGGACGAGGTCGACGCACCGCTCGACGACGCCAATGTCAGCCGCTTCTGCGACCTGCTGGACGAGATGACCCGGCGCACGGACACGCGCTTTCTGATCATCACCCACCACGCCGTGACCATGTCGCGCATGGACCGGCTGTTCGGCGTGACCATGGTCGAACAGGGGGTCAGTCAGTTGGTCAGCGTGGATCTGAAACGGGCCGAGCAGTTGGTGGCGTGA
- the rpmI gene encoding 50S ribosomal protein L35 produces MPKMKTKAAAKKRFSFTATGKVKAGQAGKRHGMIKRSTKFIRDARGTTILCDADAKIVKKYMPYNR; encoded by the coding sequence ATGCCGAAGATGAAGACCAAAGCGGCCGCAAAAAAGCGGTTCTCGTTCACGGCGACCGGCAAGGTCAAGGCCGGCCAGGCCGGCAAGCGACACGGCATGATCAAGCGCAGCACGAAGTTCATTCGCGATGCGCGCGGCACCACGATCCTTTGTGACGCGGATGCCAAGATCGTCAAGAAATACATGCCCTATAACCGCTGA
- a CDS encoding CidA/LrgA family protein codes for MIPALTLILILQLLGEIASHSIGLPLPGPVVGLILLVAGCLIWPALAEILRPAANSLLGHLSLFFVPAGVGVIAHLPTLAQHGVGLALAVTISTVLAIGVGAAVFVAVKRMIGGVTVAEDLREAGVDHAD; via the coding sequence ATGATCCCTGCCCTGACCCTTATCCTGATCCTGCAGCTATTGGGCGAGATTGCCTCGCACAGCATCGGCTTGCCCCTGCCCGGCCCGGTGGTCGGGCTGATCCTGCTGGTCGCGGGCTGCCTGATCTGGCCCGCCTTGGCCGAGATCCTGCGGCCGGCCGCCAACAGCCTGCTGGGGCATCTGTCGCTGTTCTTCGTGCCCGCGGGCGTGGGTGTCATCGCGCATCTGCCGACGCTGGCGCAGCATGGGGTGGGGCTGGCGCTGGCGGTGACGATCTCGACCGTGTTGGCCATCGGGGTCGGCGCGGCGGTCTTTGTCGCCGTCAAGCGCATGATCGGCGGCGTGACGGTTGCCGAGGATTTGCGCGAGGCCGGGGTCGATCATGCCGACTAG
- a CDS encoding AI-2E family transporter, whose translation MLDHEVDIGDGDASQKGPQAGGWRMTARKQLIWWGAVGVALLLALWLLGQAILPFVIGAGIAYLLDPLADRLERAGLSRTLAVVAITLAAVLAFAAFVLFIAPIVIRQTVQLVEALPGMIARLQIGLTQRFPGILAEHGPLDQGLRDLASMIGDKGGKLLGSVLNSVASVVGVLALLVIVPVVAFYLLLDWDHLVARVDALLPRAHAPVIRHLAREIDRTLSGFVRGQGTVMLIQGSFYSLGLMAVGLPYGLAIGMGAALLGIIPYVGTVIGGATALGVAMYSFWNDPIWIAVVAAIFVVGQVVEGNYLQPRIVGNHVGLHPVWLLLALSVFGALFGFVGLIIAVPLAAALGVLVRFATQRYVESPLYTGRDPAQGLPEPILVELAAPGTLLARRAPPVVAAVGPAAPDADRPLDR comes from the coding sequence GTGCTTGATCATGAAGTCGATATAGGCGACGGCGACGCCTCGCAAAAGGGGCCGCAGGCGGGGGGATGGCGGATGACGGCACGAAAGCAGCTGATCTGGTGGGGCGCGGTCGGGGTGGCCCTGCTGCTGGCCCTGTGGCTGCTGGGGCAGGCGATCCTGCCCTTCGTCATCGGGGCGGGCATCGCTTATCTGCTGGACCCGCTGGCCGACCGGCTGGAACGCGCGGGCCTTAGCCGCACGCTGGCCGTCGTTGCGATCACGCTGGCGGCGGTGCTGGCCTTTGCGGCCTTCGTGCTGTTCATCGCGCCCATCGTGATCCGCCAGACCGTGCAACTGGTCGAGGCGCTGCCCGGCATGATCGCGCGGCTGCAGATCGGTCTGACGCAGCGCTTTCCGGGGATTCTGGCCGAACACGGGCCGCTGGATCAAGGGCTGCGCGATCTGGCCTCGATGATCGGGGACAAGGGCGGCAAGCTGCTGGGGTCGGTGCTGAACTCGGTTGCGAGCGTTGTCGGCGTGCTGGCGCTGCTGGTGATCGTGCCGGTGGTGGCGTTCTACCTGCTGCTCGACTGGGATCATCTGGTGGCGCGGGTTGACGCGCTGCTGCCCCGCGCCCACGCGCCGGTGATCCGCCACCTCGCGCGCGAGATCGACCGGACGCTGTCGGGCTTTGTGCGCGGGCAGGGGACGGTGATGCTGATCCAGGGCAGCTTCTATTCGCTGGGGCTGATGGCGGTGGGGCTGCCCTATGGGCTGGCCATCGGCATGGGCGCGGCGCTGCTGGGGATCATCCCCTATGTCGGCACGGTGATCGGCGGGGCGACGGCGCTGGGCGTGGCGATGTACAGCTTCTGGAACGATCCGATCTGGATCGCGGTGGTCGCGGCGATCTTCGTCGTCGGGCAGGTGGTCGAGGGCAATTACCTGCAGCCCCGCATCGTCGGTAACCATGTCGGGCTGCATCCGGTCTGGCTGCTGCTGGCGCTGTCGGTCTTTGGCGCGCTGTTCGGCTTTGTCGGGCTGATCATCGCGGTGCCGCTGGCGGCGGCGCTGGGGGTGCTGGTCCGGTTCGCGACGCAGCGCTATGTGGAAAGCCCACTTTATACCGGGCGCGATCCGGCGCAGGGATTGCCAGAGCCGATCCTGGTCGAACTGGCCGCGCCCGGCACGCTGCTGGCCCGGCGCGCGCCGCCGGTGGTGGCTGCGGTCGGCCCCGCCGCGCCCGATGCAGACCGCCCGCTGGACCGCTAG